A genomic segment from Truepera sp. encodes:
- a CDS encoding BTAD domain-containing putative transcriptional regulator, protein MLPDEPGFVVWLEAPYGYGKTILASQWADLLEGEGWRVVWTALGGREARAPIAKELGLPEGAPWGALLDALWQQRTLLVIEDLETVEDHEALAPLLRDVRGLLLLASRTRIDCSELPRLVTRRRLIHLSSAELGFSEAEARQLSGNDERASDVWRRTHGWPLPLHFALLAGDMPESSSLLDGMRASLDDAEWEEALLLATVVQLPRAGATPATERLARGGFAQRTEGGFRLHPLVGEALLHANKEAAGAVLRREALRLPVVERAEAFERSGLLGDLEATLEAVTTQLWRLAPEGVLRWDALLTTPASARRHVMVGAALKALGRHHESAARLEAALAAGTLSPDEQVMALGELCWAQAFTDPAAAARTVEEAEPLLDEVSPERAGRFLANAFFVDISRQRFDDALAKLERAMQLFPADSPYRLGAQINHALGRWDKHGDVETRLRVQAETLPEVWRLYPSDAPGQCRDLGMLHGWLGNTSTARAYFEEALRGARSNPLVGLEVEAALAAMDADPEPFHQLLSKAEEWGDPYTQEIITMHGVKTLSHDRVAAENFYARSAAQGGLAAASYAELLVAHGETATALRLVSENLEEYTDRARRLYLKAARYRLTRDPEHLSALLDHTTAGPRLLPGLVPLAELPRDRPELSLGYPLEVVMASDWKEARELRAGELPDLELLLLGRLTVRLLGEEVRLPERQQQILTLFALGLNREEVAEAMWPESSSTKQRNNLGVQMSLLRKQVEPWGVRTYVFENGLKRVTADVTRLKNAIAARDAVAVLELYLEPLAPGMGLDAVLLVREQLREEVVGLLEGAAAEADGERAEAYLARILELEPLHERALQGLLGHLLQRGRRRDAHKRYRSFARLLEEEMGLEPLPETRELLREPGTA, encoded by the coding sequence ATGTTGCCCGATGAGCCCGGTTTCGTCGTGTGGCTCGAGGCGCCGTATGGGTACGGCAAGACCATCCTCGCGAGCCAGTGGGCCGATCTTCTCGAGGGCGAGGGTTGGCGCGTCGTCTGGACGGCGCTTGGCGGGCGAGAGGCCAGAGCACCCATCGCCAAAGAGCTGGGCCTTCCGGAAGGCGCACCTTGGGGCGCGCTGTTGGACGCCCTCTGGCAGCAGCGGACATTGCTCGTCATCGAGGACCTCGAGACGGTCGAGGATCACGAGGCACTGGCGCCGCTCCTCAGGGACGTGCGTGGCTTGCTCCTGCTGGCGAGCCGCACGCGCATCGACTGTTCGGAGCTGCCCCGGCTGGTGACCCGGCGGCGGTTGATCCACCTGAGCAGTGCCGAGCTAGGGTTCAGCGAAGCGGAAGCGAGACAGCTGTCCGGCAACGACGAGCGGGCGTCCGACGTGTGGAGGCGGACGCACGGTTGGCCCTTGCCGCTGCATTTCGCCCTGCTCGCCGGGGATATGCCGGAGAGCAGCAGTCTTCTCGACGGGATGCGCGCGAGCCTGGACGATGCCGAATGGGAAGAAGCCCTGCTGCTGGCCACGGTTGTGCAGCTGCCGCGGGCCGGGGCGACCCCGGCCACGGAGCGGCTCGCACGCGGCGGCTTCGCCCAGCGCACGGAGGGCGGTTTCCGGCTTCACCCATTGGTCGGTGAGGCCCTGCTGCACGCCAACAAGGAAGCGGCGGGCGCGGTGCTCAGGCGAGAGGCGCTGAGGCTGCCGGTGGTGGAGCGCGCCGAGGCCTTCGAACGGAGCGGGCTTCTTGGCGACCTGGAAGCGACCCTCGAGGCCGTGACCACGCAACTGTGGCGCCTGGCGCCCGAAGGCGTGCTCCGCTGGGACGCGCTGCTTACCACCCCTGCGTCGGCACGCCGCCACGTCATGGTGGGCGCCGCGCTCAAGGCGTTGGGCCGGCACCACGAGAGTGCGGCGCGGCTGGAAGCGGCGCTGGCCGCCGGCACGCTCTCACCGGACGAGCAGGTGATGGCGCTAGGGGAGCTCTGCTGGGCTCAGGCCTTCACCGACCCCGCGGCAGCCGCCAGAACCGTCGAGGAGGCCGAGCCGCTTCTCGACGAGGTGAGCCCGGAGCGCGCCGGGCGCTTCCTGGCGAACGCCTTCTTCGTCGACATCAGCCGGCAGCGCTTCGATGACGCGCTGGCCAAGCTCGAGCGCGCCATGCAGCTCTTCCCGGCCGACAGCCCGTACCGGTTGGGAGCTCAGATAAACCACGCCTTGGGTCGCTGGGACAAGCATGGTGACGTTGAAACGCGCCTCCGGGTGCAAGCCGAGACGCTGCCCGAGGTGTGGCGCCTCTACCCCAGTGACGCCCCGGGCCAGTGCCGCGATCTGGGCATGCTGCACGGTTGGCTCGGCAACACCTCGACAGCACGCGCCTACTTCGAGGAGGCGTTGCGCGGAGCCCGTTCCAACCCCCTGGTCGGCTTGGAGGTAGAGGCGGCGCTGGCTGCCATGGACGCTGACCCCGAGCCGTTCCATCAGCTGCTGAGCAAGGCCGAGGAGTGGGGCGACCCCTACACGCAGGAGATAATCACCATGCACGGCGTGAAGACGCTGTCTCACGACCGGGTGGCGGCAGAGAACTTCTACGCGCGCAGCGCCGCGCAGGGCGGTCTGGCCGCCGCCTCATACGCCGAGCTGCTGGTGGCGCACGGCGAGACCGCCACCGCCCTCCGGCTGGTGTCTGAGAACCTGGAGGAATACACCGACAGGGCGCGCCGACTCTACCTGAAGGCAGCGCGCTATCGCCTCACGCGCGATCCCGAGCACTTGTCGGCCCTTCTCGATCACACCACTGCCGGGCCGCGGTTGTTGCCGGGGCTCGTGCCGCTGGCCGAACTCCCGCGCGACCGGCCCGAGCTGTCGCTCGGCTACCCGCTCGAGGTCGTGATGGCCTCCGACTGGAAAGAGGCCCGCGAACTCCGGGCCGGCGAGCTACCCGACCTGGAGCTGCTGCTCCTGGGCCGACTGACGGTGCGCCTCCTCGGGGAGGAAGTGCGCCTACCCGAGCGGCAACAGCAGATACTCACGCTGTTCGCGCTGGGGCTGAACCGGGAGGAGGTGGCGGAGGCCATGTGGCCTGAGAGCAGCTCCACCAAGCAGCGCAACAACCTGGGGGTGCAGATGAGCCTGCTGCGCAAGCAGGTCGAGCCGTGGGGCGTCAGGACGTACGTTTTCGAGAACGGCCTCAAGAGGGTGACCGCCGACGTCACCCGACTCAAGAACGCCATCGCGGCGCGGGACGCGGTGGCGGTGCTCGAACTGTACCTGGAGCCGCTGGCGCCGGGCATGGGGCTGGACGCGGTGCTCCTCGTGCGCGAGCAGTTGCGCGAGGAGGTCGTCGGTCTGCTGGAGGGAGCAGCCGCCGAAGCCGACGGAGAACGGGCGGAGGCGTACCTGGCGCGCATCCTGGAGCTCGAACCGTTACACGAGCGCGCCCTGCAGGGCTTGCTTGGGCACCTGCTGCAGCGGGGAAGGCGGCGCGACGCGCATAAGCGGTACCGTTCGTTCGCTCGGCTGCTGGAGGAGGAGATGGGCCTCGAACCGTTGCCGGAGACTAGGGAGTTGCTGCGAGAGCCCGGTACCGCCTGA
- a CDS encoding DinB family protein, whose amino-acid sequence MTRVGSSRIAGLVETLRRNVNVTQKNLAGVTQEASLLSVAQGGSTLNWVIGHIVATRDNMLQALDTETTWDSERGRKYRSGSSVPLGHEVDETSELLLELGRSQVLLEAALGGATEALLAEPSGQDELSRLEWLEFLAWHDTYHVGQTAVYRRLAGLTGTLG is encoded by the coding sequence ATGACGAGAGTTGGAAGTTCCCGAATTGCAGGGCTCGTGGAAACGCTGCGCCGCAACGTGAACGTTACCCAGAAGAACCTCGCAGGAGTAACGCAGGAAGCCAGCCTTCTTTCCGTGGCTCAAGGTGGCAGCACGCTCAACTGGGTGATCGGCCACATCGTGGCGACGCGCGACAACATGTTGCAGGCCTTGGACACCGAGACCACCTGGGATTCGGAGCGTGGTCGTAAGTATCGGAGCGGGTCCAGCGTACCGTTGGGCCACGAGGTCGATGAGACCAGCGAGTTATTGCTGGAACTCGGCCGCTCTCAGGTACTTCTGGAGGCCGCCCTAGGCGGGGCCACCGAGGCGTTGTTGGCCGAACCCTCCGGGCAAGACGAGCTCTCCAGGCTCGAGTGGCTCGAGTTTCTCGCGTGGCACGATACTTATCACGTTGGGCAGACGGCCGTGTACCGGCGCCTGGCCGGCTTGACCGGAACGCTGGGTTAG
- a CDS encoding GGDEF domain-containing protein — translation MPTKVGQVAHATKAAPPSRASLAERILTIPVRHEDLMRPVELVDAVRRDLALELGAGVDVTWLDPDQVLVRTAGADGAGQERADGTPEATPESTSPATSFELRKRGVAVAYLSIVRPEPLSDEELRLVGFLARDVSHWLTEASKRIETRLVTALSTTLPTCESLDEAARVSVFTIVERLGAEAGMLLIRGESGFRSLAEMGTWSDDDASRRERFEIAEACAHTYGPRVHAGSIVAAPVGSIMPARYVLLLKVILPDPRQATGFPTLMQAARVLEPHLSARWRALVLGELLQLGQASLGASTESMYAEALETAARLVPGADSGFLLVRHDAQEPFVFNAVHGNVAAEVLGRSVTSERAFTWYGSDANGWQNGHARIMRHGDAEVASLADLDEADSAGSPEPEPGLEGESLTRRAQAGLSLPVVFDASVLALLCLENQTEPDAFGRDSREIAEMFGSPLAGLLQRQRTHDLLMHAAVTDSLTGLSNRRAFDEILQRELARTERSGAALSVLLMDMANFKEINDVFGHEAGDEALVAVAATLRASVRDGDYLFRWGGDEFAAILVDEADRLTENTAERLRAAVPAVEFRDRKLRIDVGWAEAPVDGRDAVTLLRVADERMYENKRSR, via the coding sequence ATGCCTACCAAGGTTGGCCAAGTCGCTCATGCCACCAAGGCCGCGCCGCCTTCGCGGGCGTCGTTGGCCGAGAGGATCCTGACGATTCCGGTTCGTCACGAAGATCTAATGCGGCCGGTCGAATTGGTCGACGCGGTGCGGCGGGATCTGGCGCTCGAGCTCGGCGCCGGAGTTGACGTCACATGGCTGGACCCGGATCAGGTCTTGGTGAGAACCGCGGGTGCGGATGGCGCCGGTCAGGAACGGGCCGATGGCACGCCCGAGGCCACGCCCGAATCCACGAGCCCGGCAACAAGCTTCGAACTGCGCAAACGCGGCGTTGCCGTGGCCTACCTATCGATAGTGCGCCCCGAGCCGCTCTCTGACGAGGAGCTCCGGCTCGTGGGCTTCCTCGCGAGGGACGTCAGCCACTGGTTGACGGAGGCGTCCAAGCGGATCGAGACCCGTTTGGTGACCGCACTGAGCACCACCCTGCCAACCTGTGAGAGCCTCGACGAGGCCGCGCGTGTATCGGTGTTCACCATCGTCGAGCGCCTGGGGGCCGAGGCCGGCATGCTGTTGATCAGGGGCGAGTCGGGGTTCAGGTCCCTGGCGGAGATGGGCACCTGGAGCGACGATGACGCCAGCAGGCGTGAACGCTTCGAGATCGCAGAGGCGTGCGCCCATACCTACGGCCCCCGCGTTCACGCTGGAAGCATCGTCGCGGCTCCGGTGGGGAGCATCATGCCCGCCCGGTACGTACTGCTGCTCAAGGTGATACTTCCAGACCCACGCCAAGCGACCGGGTTCCCTACCCTCATGCAGGCGGCCCGGGTACTAGAGCCGCACCTAAGCGCCAGGTGGCGCGCGTTGGTGTTGGGCGAGTTGCTGCAACTGGGCCAGGCATCACTCGGCGCCTCGACCGAGAGCATGTACGCCGAAGCGCTCGAAACGGCGGCGCGGCTGGTGCCTGGCGCGGACAGCGGCTTTCTACTGGTGCGCCACGACGCGCAAGAGCCGTTCGTGTTCAACGCGGTTCATGGGAACGTGGCCGCCGAAGTGCTCGGGCGTTCCGTCACCAGTGAGCGGGCGTTCACCTGGTACGGCTCCGACGCCAACGGTTGGCAGAACGGCCACGCGAGGATAATGCGCCACGGTGACGCGGAAGTCGCCAGCCTGGCGGACTTGGATGAAGCCGACTCCGCAGGAAGCCCCGAACCTGAGCCCGGGTTGGAAGGTGAGTCCCTCACCCGGCGTGCCCAGGCCGGGCTGTCCCTTCCCGTGGTTTTCGACGCCAGCGTACTGGCGCTGCTGTGCCTCGAGAATCAGACTGAGCCCGACGCGTTCGGCCGCGACTCGCGCGAGATAGCCGAGATGTTCGGCTCGCCCCTCGCCGGCCTGTTGCAACGCCAACGCACGCATGACCTCCTGATGCATGCCGCCGTAACCGACAGCCTGACCGGCCTGTCCAACCGCCGAGCGTTCGATGAGATACTCCAACGCGAACTCGCCCGCACCGAGCGTAGCGGGGCCGCCCTCAGCGTCCTCCTGATGGACATGGCGAACTTCAAGGAGATAAATGACGTTTTCGGCCACGAGGCGGGCGACGAGGCGCTGGTGGCCGTGGCAGCCACCCTGCGCGCCAGTGTGCGCGACGGCGATTACCTGTTCCGCTGGGGCGGCGACGAGTTCGCCGCCATCCTCGTCGACGAGGCAGACCGCCTCACGGAGAACACGGCGGAGCGCCTGCGCGCGGCCGTGCCGGCCGTGGAGTTCCGCGACAGGAAACTACGGATCGACGTTGGTTGGGCCGAGGCACCGGTAGATGGTCGCGACGCGGTAACCCTTCTCCGGGTCGCGGACGAACGCATGTACGAGAACAAGCGAAGCCGCTGA
- a CDS encoding NAD(P)/FAD-dependent oxidoreductase: protein MTNTGPRVVIVGGGAAGFFAAITCKEANRAASVTILESSAAHLAKVRISGGGRCNVTHDQPDPALLVRNYPRGNRAMLGPFTRFGPRETVAWFEERGVALKTEADGRMFPVTDDSATVIDCLVGAARAAGVEVRTRSAVIDVEAQGEIDGVGVGASDANQTGARRASASFVLRLKSGGKVAADRVLLATGGAPAGYRWAAALGHTIEPPVPSLFTFKLDDPRLRGLAGVSVQAGRVRLVGAKEAHEGPVLITHWGLSGPAVLKASAWGARLLHDHDYRLGLTVNWWPDATEHEVREALLAARLADARRTVLAAGPLDLPQRLWRRLAAAAGADDHMRWGDASNTLVAALVREVHGGHYEISGKGVFKEEFVTCGGVRLKEVDFATMESRVTPGLHFAGEILDIDGITGGFNFQSAWTTGWLAGRAMAEPS, encoded by the coding sequence GTGACGAACACTGGCCCACGAGTCGTGATCGTAGGCGGAGGCGCCGCCGGCTTCTTCGCGGCCATAACGTGCAAGGAGGCGAACCGGGCCGCGAGCGTCACCATCCTCGAGAGCAGCGCCGCACACTTGGCGAAGGTGCGGATATCCGGCGGCGGCCGCTGCAACGTCACTCACGACCAGCCCGACCCAGCTCTGCTCGTCCGCAACTACCCGCGCGGCAACAGGGCGATGCTTGGTCCTTTCACGCGCTTCGGCCCACGCGAAACGGTCGCCTGGTTCGAGGAGCGCGGGGTGGCGCTCAAGACCGAGGCCGACGGCCGCATGTTCCCCGTCACCGACGATTCTGCAACCGTCATCGACTGCTTGGTGGGCGCGGCGCGCGCAGCCGGGGTAGAAGTCCGCACCCGTTCCGCCGTGATCGACGTCGAGGCGCAAGGGGAGATTGACGGTGTCGGTGTCGGGGCGTCCGATGCCAACCAGACCGGCGCCCGCCGGGCCAGCGCAAGTTTCGTGCTACGGCTGAAAAGTGGCGGCAAGGTGGCGGCCGACCGCGTCCTGCTCGCGACCGGCGGCGCACCCGCCGGCTACCGCTGGGCGGCCGCACTAGGGCACACAATAGAGCCACCGGTCCCCTCACTCTTCACCTTCAAGCTCGACGACCCACGCTTGCGCGGCTTGGCGGGCGTTTCGGTTCAGGCCGGGCGGGTGCGCTTGGTCGGCGCGAAGGAGGCGCACGAGGGTCCCGTACTCATCACCCACTGGGGCCTCTCCGGTCCGGCGGTGCTGAAGGCATCGGCCTGGGGTGCGCGGCTCTTGCACGACCACGACTACCGGCTGGGCCTCACGGTGAACTGGTGGCCCGACGCGACCGAGCACGAGGTGCGGGAAGCGCTGCTCGCTGCGAGGCTGGCCGATGCCAGGCGCACCGTACTCGCCGCGGGGCCGCTGGACTTGCCCCAGCGGCTGTGGCGAAGGTTGGCGGCGGCCGCCGGAGCGGACGACCACATGCGCTGGGGCGACGCCTCGAACACTTTGGTGGCGGCCCTGGTGCGCGAGGTGCACGGCGGCCACTACGAGATAAGCGGCAAAGGGGTCTTCAAGGAGGAGTTCGTGACCTGCGGCGGCGTGCGGTTGAAGGAAGTCGACTTCGCCACCATGGAGAGCCGCGTGACGCCCGGCCTGCACTTTGCCGGGGAGATCCTCGACATCGACGGCATCACCGGCGGCTTCAACTTTCAGAGCGCCTGGACTACGGGGTGGCTGGCGGGGCGGGCGATGGCAGAACCGTCATGA
- a CDS encoding FAD-binding oxidoreductase, translated as MADMQVLQAQETPLWWEGLPTRPTRDPLPGDVDADVAIVGAGFTGLWTAYYLKSIEPSLNVVVVESRRVGFGASSRNGGWCHAAYPLGISMLVRDYGKVEGVRFKRLLNGVVPEVGRVVAAEGIDCHFRQGGRVLIARNELHLARARSEVAAYHRLGFTEDDIRLLDEEEAAEFIGATGLRGAAYSHHAAAVQPAALAHGLAGACERRGVRIFEQTAAERLNAGEVITNRGTVRARRVIRATEGYSRDLNGLRRTLVPLYSHMIATEPLPESVWDGLKLRDRTVFGDYSPSLIYGQRTHDGRLAFGGRGAPYHWNSGIRPAFDVNDAVHLDLAAVLLELFPQLSDFSVSHRWGGPIGVSRDWRPSVTYSPETGLGWAGGYAGDGVAMTNLAGRTLADLILKRDTELVTLGWVNHAWRPWEPEPLRYLGINAGLWLAKSADREERRTGRPSWRAGLGDWLRGKRG; from the coding sequence ATGGCCGATATGCAGGTTCTGCAGGCCCAAGAGACGCCGCTCTGGTGGGAGGGCCTCCCGACGCGGCCGACGCGGGACCCGCTCCCGGGTGATGTCGACGCCGACGTGGCCATCGTCGGTGCCGGCTTCACCGGCCTTTGGACCGCTTACTATCTCAAGTCCATAGAGCCGTCGCTGAACGTGGTCGTGGTCGAGTCGAGGCGGGTCGGCTTCGGCGCCTCGAGCAGGAACGGCGGCTGGTGTCACGCGGCCTATCCTCTTGGGATCTCCATGCTGGTCCGTGATTACGGCAAAGTCGAGGGCGTGCGGTTCAAGCGCCTGCTCAACGGCGTGGTGCCGGAAGTAGGACGCGTGGTGGCGGCCGAGGGGATCGACTGCCATTTCCGGCAAGGGGGGCGCGTCCTCATCGCGCGCAACGAGCTCCACTTGGCCAGAGCGCGCTCGGAGGTCGCGGCTTATCATCGTTTGGGCTTCACGGAGGACGACATCCGCCTGCTGGACGAGGAAGAGGCGGCCGAGTTCATCGGGGCCACCGGACTGAGGGGCGCCGCCTACTCGCATCACGCAGCCGCGGTGCAGCCGGCCGCGCTGGCGCACGGGTTGGCGGGCGCTTGCGAGCGCCGTGGGGTCCGCATCTTTGAGCAGACCGCGGCAGAGCGCCTGAACGCGGGTGAGGTGATCACGAACCGCGGTACCGTTCGCGCCCGACGCGTGATCAGGGCGACCGAGGGCTATTCCCGGGACCTGAACGGCCTGCGGCGCACCCTGGTGCCCCTCTACTCGCACATGATCGCAACGGAGCCCTTGCCTGAGAGCGTGTGGGACGGGCTGAAGTTGCGAGATCGGACGGTGTTCGGCGACTACAGCCCGTCTCTCATCTACGGGCAGCGCACCCACGACGGGCGGTTGGCTTTCGGGGGTCGAGGGGCGCCTTACCATTGGAACTCGGGCATAAGGCCTGCGTTCGACGTAAACGACGCCGTCCACCTAGATCTCGCGGCCGTGCTGCTCGAGCTTTTCCCCCAGCTGAGTGATTTCAGCGTCTCCCACAGGTGGGGCGGGCCGATAGGCGTCTCGCGAGACTGGCGACCGTCGGTCACCTACTCACCCGAGACCGGCTTGGGCTGGGCGGGAGGGTACGCCGGCGACGGCGTGGCGATGACGAACTTGGCAGGCAGGACCCTGGCCGACCTGATCCTGAAGCGCGACACCGAGTTGGTCACGCTCGGCTGGGTGAACCACGCGTGGCGGCCCTGGGAGCCCGAACCGCTGCGGTACTTGGGCATCAACGCCGGGTTGTGGCTGGCGAAGTCGGCCGATAGGGAAGAAAGGCGTACCGGAAGGCCGAGCTGGCGAGCCGGACTCGGTGACTGGCTGCGCGGGAAGCGCGGCTAG
- a CDS encoding ABC transporter permease, translating into MTERGPRGEVWRRFSRNRLAVAGAVVLALIVLAVVLAGLSPYDPSSTNLRTRFEGPSLAHPFGTDDLGRDTLTRVLFGGRVSLLVGLLAMAISIVVGTLVGAAAGYFRGWLDSVLMRVTDLFLSVPSLFVLIVLSTLLFDTGVGTAAGGLPMIVIIIGGMSWMVVARIVRSSFLAIRERTFVEAAFAAGSGHARRIFRHILPNAIGPILVQATLQVAVAIIAESGLSYLGFGIQPPTSTWGNMLKDAQASMTRHPHLAIFPGLMIFLTVIAVNAVGDGLRDAFDPHRAPRARRSKRTQRLAPSAGETAE; encoded by the coding sequence ATGACTGAGCGCGGCCCTCGGGGCGAGGTCTGGCGGCGCTTCAGCCGCAACCGTCTGGCCGTGGCCGGCGCCGTGGTGCTGGCGCTGATCGTGCTGGCGGTCGTCCTGGCGGGGCTCTCACCCTACGACCCTTCGTCCACCAACTTGCGGACCCGCTTCGAGGGGCCCTCCCTCGCCCACCCGTTCGGCACCGACGACCTGGGGCGCGACACGCTGACCCGCGTGCTGTTCGGCGGCCGAGTTTCACTACTGGTGGGGCTGCTGGCCATGGCCATCTCCATCGTCGTCGGCACTCTGGTGGGCGCGGCGGCCGGCTACTTCAGGGGCTGGCTCGACAGCGTACTCATGCGGGTCACCGACCTGTTCCTGAGCGTGCCATCGCTGTTCGTGCTGATCGTGTTGAGCACGCTGCTGTTCGATACCGGCGTGGGCACCGCGGCGGGTGGCCTGCCGATGATCGTGATCATCATCGGCGGCATGTCGTGGATGGTGGTGGCGCGGATAGTCCGCTCGAGCTTCTTGGCGATCCGCGAGCGCACCTTCGTGGAGGCCGCCTTCGCCGCCGGCAGCGGGCACGCGCGGCGCATCTTCCGGCACATCTTGCCGAACGCCATCGGCCCCATCCTGGTTCAGGCCACCCTGCAGGTCGCGGTGGCCATCATCGCCGAGTCCGGCCTGAGCTACCTGGGCTTCGGCATCCAACCCCCCACCTCCACCTGGGGCAACATGCTGAAAGACGCCCAGGCGAGCATGACCCGCCACCCACACCTGGCCATCTTCCCAGGCCTGATGATCTTCCTCACGGTCATCGCCGTGAACGCCGTGGGTGACGGTCTACGCGATGCCTTCGACCCGCACCGGGCGCCACGGGCGCGGCGCAGCAAGCGGACTCAGCGCTTGGCGCCGTCGGCGGGCGAAACAGCGGAGTAG
- a CDS encoding ABC transporter permease, translating to MTRYVLRRLAESLPLLLAVSVLVFALLQASPGSPLAQLERDPTITQADIERLMEERGYNDPWFVQYGRWLGGALKGDFGASLQTGRPATTEVLTRVPNTLVLVGVAFIVTLLIAIPVGVLSAVRQYSAFDHIVTTLTFMGQSVPIFWLGLLLIMVFYLGLSNPFTGGPLFPAGGMYTLGREDVLSNRIWHLVLPVIMLTSTWVAWYTRFLRASMLDVLGLDYVRTARAKGAAERIVIFRHALRNASMPLITLIGLDLPMLFSGALFTETIFSWPGMGRLFYQSALRRDYTVLMVIIMLTSALIVIANLLADVAYAAVDPRITYD from the coding sequence ATGACGCGCTACGTCTTACGCCGATTGGCCGAAAGCCTGCCGCTGCTACTGGCGGTGAGCGTGTTGGTGTTCGCGCTCCTGCAGGCAAGCCCCGGTAGCCCCCTGGCTCAACTCGAGCGCGACCCGACCATCACCCAGGCCGACATCGAGCGCCTGATGGAGGAGCGCGGCTACAACGACCCGTGGTTCGTGCAGTACGGCAGGTGGCTCGGCGGCGCCCTGAAGGGCGATTTCGGGGCCTCCCTCCAGACGGGCAGACCCGCCACCACCGAGGTCCTGACGCGCGTGCCCAACACGCTGGTGTTGGTGGGCGTCGCTTTCATCGTCACGCTGCTCATCGCCATCCCGGTTGGGGTGCTCAGCGCGGTGCGCCAGTACTCCGCCTTTGACCACATAGTGACGACGCTAACGTTCATGGGCCAGTCCGTGCCGATCTTCTGGCTCGGACTGTTGCTCATCATGGTGTTCTACCTGGGCCTCAGCAACCCGTTCACGGGCGGGCCGCTCTTCCCCGCGGGCGGCATGTACACCCTCGGGCGCGAAGACGTGCTCTCCAACCGCATCTGGCACCTGGTGCTGCCCGTGATCATGCTCACCAGCACCTGGGTGGCGTGGTACACACGCTTCCTGCGGGCGTCCATGCTCGATGTCCTTGGCCTCGATTACGTGCGCACCGCCCGCGCCAAGGGGGCCGCCGAGCGCATCGTCATCTTCCGCCACGCCCTGCGTAACGCGTCAATGCCGCTGATCACCCTGATAGGCCTCGACTTGCCCATGCTGTTCTCCGGCGCGCTCTTCACCGAGACCATCTTCAGCTGGCCGGGCATGGGCCGGCTCTTCTACCAGTCTGCCCTGCGGCGCGACTACACCGTGCTGATGGTCATCATCATGCTTACCTCGGCGCTCATCGTCATCGCTAACCTGCTCGCGGACGTGGCCTACGCCGCGGTGGACCCCAGGATCACGTATGACTGA